The Acetomicrobium flavidum genome window below encodes:
- a CDS encoding pyridine nucleotide-disulfide oxidoreductase/dicluster-binding protein, whose protein sequence is MERYKLDDFEQRCIQDELPYCQAACPLKVDAKAFCAAMAQKRFDEARKILSKTMPLPDIIGRICDHPCQDACILSQKGGAILIGKLERACLEQTKDTGLPLRLPPKGLSVTIYGGGLSSLTCAFELAKKGYQVCMVFNDETPGGRLLTLTQEVLPQEVLVTAWQNLQRLGVTRSSGKDPIRDCLKEGNVAYVGIDDPEWTHLINGNDIDPITYETFTKGLFAGGYLRNNKPSPSWESADGKRAANSIDRYFQGASLTSGREKEFSLDTKLYTSIEGVPTLSPKDDPIEEAKRCIQCECRCCVRECVFLEKYKGYPKIYVRQIYNNFAIVRGSHSANKMINSCSLCGLCEVLCPNDFSMAELCRFAREEMVERNIMPPSVHEFALLDMEHANSPRSSGFRSGAKTTEAIFFPGCQLSGAMPDQTERVANFLGKMFDGKMGIMLGCCGAPAWWAGRQDKLNEVIKNIEKTVESAGNPTLILACSSCNEVFKNFMPNLSRVSLWQVLLEKGLPETRPATETLALHDPCTTRHEPEWRQSVRKILQILGQPYEELVFGGEATRCCGYGGLQSMADPDLAREGVSRRLQESKNDFLTYCAMCRESLSGSEKTVLHLLDILFPPPAEKKRAGFSKRQQNRELLRVKLLGPCDLAPNPWDDLLISIPDAVREKLEDRHILDSDIRQTLWEASSTGRYLISPDGTRLASSRIGNVTFWVEYREDYHSFTIVNAWSHRMIMELMS, encoded by the coding sequence ATGGAGCGCTATAAACTCGATGACTTTGAGCAACGCTGCATTCAAGATGAGCTTCCCTACTGTCAGGCGGCATGTCCTCTAAAAGTCGACGCAAAGGCCTTTTGTGCAGCCATGGCACAGAAACGCTTTGATGAAGCAAGAAAAATTTTATCAAAGACAATGCCACTGCCGGACATCATCGGCCGAATCTGCGATCACCCCTGTCAGGATGCCTGTATCTTGTCCCAAAAGGGCGGCGCCATTTTAATAGGAAAGCTTGAAAGGGCTTGCCTAGAACAAACTAAAGATACGGGGCTGCCCCTGCGCCTTCCCCCAAAGGGGTTGTCCGTGACTATTTACGGCGGAGGCCTTTCTTCGTTGACTTGTGCCTTTGAACTGGCAAAAAAGGGCTACCAAGTATGTATGGTCTTTAATGATGAGACCCCCGGTGGCAGGCTTTTGACACTTACACAAGAAGTTTTGCCCCAGGAAGTGCTTGTCACTGCCTGGCAGAACCTGCAACGATTGGGCGTAACAAGGTCATCCGGAAAAGATCCCATCCGCGACTGCTTGAAAGAAGGTAATGTCGCCTACGTGGGTATCGATGACCCCGAATGGACTCATCTGATCAATGGAAATGATATCGATCCAATCACTTACGAGACTTTCACAAAGGGGCTTTTCGCCGGAGGCTATCTTCGAAACAACAAGCCTTCACCCTCATGGGAGTCTGCCGATGGCAAGCGTGCCGCCAACTCCATCGACCGTTATTTTCAGGGTGCGTCACTGACGTCGGGAAGAGAGAAAGAATTCTCGCTTGATACGAAGCTTTACACTTCCATTGAAGGCGTTCCAACCCTCTCGCCCAAGGATGACCCGATAGAGGAGGCCAAACGCTGCATTCAATGCGAATGTCGATGCTGCGTGCGCGAATGTGTCTTTCTTGAAAAGTACAAGGGATATCCAAAGATTTACGTTCGACAGATCTACAACAATTTCGCCATAGTCAGAGGCTCTCACAGCGCCAATAAAATGATAAATTCCTGTTCGCTTTGCGGGCTTTGCGAGGTCCTTTGTCCAAACGATTTTTCAATGGCTGAACTGTGCAGATTTGCACGGGAAGAGATGGTTGAGCGAAACATCATGCCGCCATCGGTACATGAGTTTGCCCTCCTTGACATGGAACATGCCAACTCTCCAAGATCGTCCGGATTTAGAAGCGGAGCAAAGACTACTGAGGCCATCTTCTTTCCGGGTTGTCAATTGAGCGGTGCCATGCCCGACCAGACCGAAAGGGTCGCAAACTTCCTTGGCAAGATGTTTGATGGCAAGATGGGCATAATGCTTGGATGCTGCGGTGCACCTGCCTGGTGGGCTGGCCGGCAAGACAAGCTCAATGAGGTCATCAAAAACATCGAGAAAACCGTAGAATCCGCAGGAAACCCCACCCTGATCCTGGCTTGTTCTTCTTGCAACGAGGTGTTTAAAAACTTCATGCCTAATTTGTCAAGGGTCTCTTTATGGCAAGTGTTGCTTGAAAAGGGGTTACCTGAAACAAGGCCCGCTACAGAAACGCTTGCTCTGCATGACCCTTGCACGACCCGCCACGAACCGGAGTGGAGACAGTCGGTGCGAAAGATACTTCAAATCCTTGGGCAACCTTACGAAGAGCTTGTCTTTGGCGGTGAAGCCACGCGCTGCTGCGGTTACGGCGGCTTACAATCCATGGCCGACCCCGACCTTGCCCGCGAGGGCGTCTCGCGAAGGCTTCAAGAAAGCAAAAACGATTTTCTGACCTATTGTGCCATGTGCCGCGAAAGCCTTTCCGGGTCAGAAAAAACGGTCTTACATCTGCTGGACATCCTATTTCCTCCTCCTGCAGAAAAGAAACGTGCAGGCTTTTCCAAACGTCAGCAAAATAGGGAATTGCTTCGCGTAAAGCTTCTTGGTCCTTGCGACCTTGCTCCCAATCCATGGGATGATTTACTTATATCGATACCCGACGCGGTGCGCGAAAAACTTGAAGACCGCCACATCTTAGACAGCGATATCAGACAAACTCTGTGGGAAGCTTCTTCTACGGGAAGGTATCTCATCTCTCCCGATGGCACCAGGCTTGCTTCTTCAAGGATAGGAAATGTCACCTTTTGGGTGGAATATCGCGAGGATTATCATTCTTTTACGATCGTCAACGCCTGGAGCCACAGGATGATCATGGAGTTGATGTCATGA
- a CDS encoding DVU_1557 family redox protein, with product MSKESDLGFHEQTVWRCSCGGELTPHKVAALYLGNRFEIELPACSRCGFILVPESLAVGKMLEVEKILEDK from the coding sequence ATGAGCAAGGAAAGTGATCTCGGTTTTCACGAACAGACTGTCTGGAGGTGCAGCTGTGGCGGAGAACTTACGCCGCACAAGGTCGCGGCGCTTTATCTTGGCAATCGCTTCGAGATAGAGCTTCCCGCCTGCTCCCGATGCGGCTTTATTCTTGTGCCTGAGTCTTTAGCGGTGGGCAAGATGCTCGAGGTCGAGAAGATATTGGAGGACAAATGA